Proteins encoded together in one Cellulomonas gilvus ATCC 13127 window:
- the murJ gene encoding murein biosynthesis integral membrane protein MurJ yields the protein MSPAARRALGGLAGAAAMIAAVTVLSRVLGFGRWLLQASEVGPGPIGDAYNWANIMPNVLFEVAAGGALAGALIPLLAGPIARGDAREVERTASGALGWTLLVLGPLAALLAAVSGPFAHALASTPEQARVVQYFVVVFAVQVPMYGVAVLLYAVLQAHKRFFWPAFAPVLSSVVVMATYLVYGALSHGERAHPDGLGAGALEVLAWGTTAGVAAMCLPMLVPVHRLGVRLRPTLRFPPGVARRLRTLALAGVGSVAAQQLTMLVVMAASSWRTFADDGTFTRFLYTQQVYLLPYAVLVVPLATSTFPRLAARAASRDVAGFARMAAATTRGVLVAAGAGAAVVVAAASAVGTVFAVIAHDAPLARQMGLTLTWMMPGLAGFAVLFHGSRALYALERGRSAVLANVLGWGVMACAVVVLVRARVPGDAAVVAIGAASSLGMVTGGAAALVLLRRAAGRGSLTGLARTAAVLVSGGSAGALAGRWVADAAQDVAGPGVLSALGAGAGGAVVALVVVALAVATLDRQTVLAVLRVEREPVPHAPTDDEVSRLTPGSDRGRPDVG from the coding sequence GTGAGCCCCGCCGCCCGCCGCGCGCTCGGCGGGCTGGCCGGCGCCGCGGCGATGATCGCCGCGGTCACGGTGCTGTCCCGGGTGCTCGGCTTCGGGCGGTGGCTCCTGCAGGCGTCCGAGGTGGGTCCGGGACCGATCGGCGACGCGTACAACTGGGCGAACATCATGCCCAACGTGCTGTTCGAGGTCGCCGCCGGGGGTGCGCTCGCGGGCGCCCTGATCCCGCTGCTGGCGGGTCCGATCGCACGCGGCGACGCACGCGAGGTCGAGCGCACCGCCTCGGGCGCACTCGGCTGGACCCTGCTGGTCCTGGGGCCGCTGGCCGCGCTGCTCGCGGCCGTCTCGGGACCGTTCGCGCACGCGCTCGCGAGCACGCCCGAGCAGGCACGGGTCGTGCAGTACTTCGTCGTGGTGTTCGCCGTCCAGGTGCCGATGTACGGCGTCGCGGTGCTGCTGTACGCGGTCCTCCAGGCGCACAAGCGGTTCTTCTGGCCCGCGTTCGCGCCCGTGCTGTCCTCGGTCGTGGTCATGGCGACCTACCTGGTCTACGGCGCGCTCTCGCACGGTGAGCGGGCCCATCCGGACGGTCTGGGCGCGGGAGCGCTCGAGGTCCTGGCGTGGGGCACCACCGCGGGCGTCGCCGCGATGTGCCTGCCGATGCTGGTGCCGGTGCACCGGCTGGGGGTGCGGCTGCGCCCCACGCTGCGCTTCCCCCCGGGCGTCGCGCGACGGCTGCGCACGCTCGCGCTCGCGGGAGTCGGTTCGGTCGCGGCCCAGCAGCTCACGATGCTCGTCGTGATGGCAGCGTCCTCGTGGCGGACCTTCGCCGACGACGGCACGTTCACGCGATTCCTGTACACGCAGCAGGTCTACCTCCTGCCGTACGCGGTGCTCGTGGTGCCGCTCGCGACATCGACGTTCCCGCGGCTCGCGGCACGTGCGGCGAGCCGCGACGTCGCCGGCTTCGCCCGCATGGCGGCGGCGACGACGCGGGGTGTGCTCGTGGCGGCGGGGGCGGGCGCGGCGGTCGTGGTCGCGGCCGCGTCCGCGGTCGGCACCGTGTTCGCGGTGATCGCGCACGACGCGCCCCTGGCCCGGCAGATGGGCCTCACGCTCACGTGGATGATGCCCGGGCTCGCGGGCTTCGCGGTCCTGTTCCACGGGTCGCGTGCGCTGTACGCGCTCGAGCGCGGGCGCAGCGCGGTGCTCGCGAACGTCCTGGGCTGGGGCGTGATGGCGTGCGCGGTGGTGGTGCTGGTCCGAGCCCGCGTCCCCGGCGACGCCGCGGTGGTCGCGATCGGCGCGGCGAGCAGCCTCGGGATGGTGACCGGCGGTGCTGCCGCGCTCGTGCTGCTGCGCCGCGCGGCCGGGCGGGGGAGCCTGACCGGGCTCGCGCGCACGGCGGCGGTGCTGGTGTCCGGCGGGTCCGCCGGGGCGCTCGCGGGCCGCTGGGTGGCCGACGCCGCGCAGGACGTGGCCGGACCCGGTGTGCTGTCGGCCCTCGGCGCGGGTGCCGGCGGCGCCGTCGTCGCGCTCGTGGTGGTGGCGCTCGCGGTCGCGACGCTCGACCGGCAGACGGTCCTCGCGGTGCTGCGCGTCGAGCGCGAGCCGGTGCCGCACGCTCCCACGGACGACGAGGTGTCCCGACTCACCCCCGGATCGGACCGCGGACGTCCGGACGTCGGGTAG
- a CDS encoding copper transporter, with translation MIDFRYHLVSLISVFLALAVGIALGAGPLKETIGDTLTGQVEQLRTEKDELRGELDRTSGELQEARGFIDASGERLLAGSLSGRRVAVLALGAVDESVRTAVDERLTQSGAEVTAHATLTDAWYDPDVRSFRNQLAGLLAENLDPAPAADATLDERLAQTLVQGLAGADPAAPDALSADAQNILAILTGGDNPLVSLQEDVTTGADALVVLAVPVSESAQEEAATPSPEAGAAVLEAQLAVLSAAQQLSEGAVLADGPRVEGSLVQAVLGDDALAGALTTVSDVQLASAQITVPLALAARIGDVNGHYGSGDGETLVPDAVELTPVDRTPVVVEEQDDTSGDEGDAPDPDSTTGTQG, from the coding sequence GTGATCGACTTCCGTTACCACCTCGTCTCCCTGATCTCCGTGTTCCTCGCGCTCGCGGTGGGCATCGCGCTCGGCGCCGGCCCGCTCAAGGAGACGATCGGCGACACGCTCACCGGCCAGGTCGAGCAGCTGCGCACCGAGAAGGACGAGCTGCGCGGCGAGCTGGACCGTACGAGCGGCGAGCTCCAGGAGGCGCGCGGCTTCATCGACGCGTCCGGGGAGCGGCTGCTGGCCGGTTCGCTGTCCGGCCGCCGCGTCGCGGTGCTCGCGCTCGGCGCGGTCGACGAGTCCGTCCGGACGGCCGTCGACGAGCGCCTCACGCAGTCGGGAGCCGAGGTCACGGCGCACGCGACGCTGACCGACGCGTGGTACGACCCGGACGTGCGGTCGTTCCGGAACCAGCTCGCGGGCCTGCTCGCGGAGAACCTCGACCCGGCCCCCGCGGCGGATGCCACGCTCGACGAGCGGCTCGCGCAGACCCTGGTGCAGGGCCTGGCCGGCGCGGACCCGGCCGCACCCGATGCGCTGAGCGCCGACGCGCAGAACATCCTCGCGATCCTCACGGGCGGCGACAACCCGCTCGTCTCGCTGCAGGAGGACGTCACGACGGGTGCGGACGCGCTCGTGGTCCTCGCTGTGCCGGTGAGCGAGTCCGCGCAGGAGGAGGCAGCCACGCCGTCCCCGGAGGCGGGCGCGGCGGTGCTCGAGGCGCAGCTCGCGGTCCTGTCGGCCGCCCAGCAGCTGTCCGAGGGTGCCGTGCTCGCGGACGGGCCTCGGGTCGAGGGCTCGCTCGTCCAGGCCGTCCTGGGCGACGACGCGCTCGCTGGCGCCCTCACGACCGTGTCCGACGTGCAGCTGGCGAGCGCTCAGATCACGGTCCCGCTCGCGCTCGCCGCACGGATCGGTGACGTCAACGGGCACTACGGTTCGGGCGACGGCGAGACGCTGGTCCCGGACGCGGTCGAGCTCACTCCCGTGGACCGCACGCCCGTGGTGGTCGAGGAGCAGGACGACACCTCGGGCGACGAGGGCGACGCGCCGGACCCCGACTCCACGACGGGGACCCAGGGGTGA
- the steA gene encoding putative cytokinetic ring protein SteA, whose amino-acid sequence MRATLRRRRTPTPEPGVGGSARVDRRTKSLTKRLRPGDVAVIDHEDLDRVSAEALVACQPAAVLNAARSTSGRYPNLGPEILVAAGIPLIDDLGPDVMSITEGHPVRVLDGAVYDGDTLVAEGVELTEASVALAMEEARAGLSVQLESFAANTMDYLRRERDLLLDGVGVPDIDTVIDGRQVLIVVRGYHYKEDLVTLRPYIREYRPVLIGVDGGADAILDAGWRPDLIVGDMDSVSDRSLTCGAEIVVHAYRDGRAPGLARVEQLGVPHVVFPATGTSEDVAMLLADDKGAELIVAVGTHATLVEFLDKGRSGMASTFLTRLRVGGKLVDAKGVSRLYRQRISNVQLVLLVLAGLFALGVALASTAAGQTFFGLTGARIDDLTSWVSGLFGGGA is encoded by the coding sequence ATGAGAGCCACTTTGCGTCGTCGTCGTACCCCCACGCCTGAGCCGGGCGTCGGCGGGTCTGCCCGTGTCGACCGCCGGACCAAGTCCCTGACGAAGCGTCTGCGTCCCGGTGACGTCGCCGTCATCGACCACGAGGACCTCGACCGCGTCTCGGCCGAGGCGTTGGTCGCGTGCCAGCCGGCGGCCGTGCTCAACGCCGCGCGGTCCACGTCCGGCCGCTACCCGAACCTCGGCCCGGAGATCCTGGTCGCGGCGGGCATCCCGCTGATCGACGACCTCGGCCCCGACGTCATGTCGATCACCGAGGGCCATCCGGTGCGGGTGCTCGACGGTGCGGTCTACGACGGTGACACGCTCGTGGCCGAGGGCGTCGAGCTGACGGAGGCGAGCGTCGCGCTCGCGATGGAGGAGGCCCGCGCGGGCCTGTCCGTGCAGCTCGAGTCGTTCGCGGCGAACACGATGGACTACCTGCGCCGCGAGCGGGACCTGCTGCTCGACGGCGTCGGCGTGCCGGACATCGACACCGTGATCGACGGCCGGCAGGTGCTGATCGTCGTCCGCGGGTACCACTACAAGGAGGACCTGGTCACGCTGCGGCCGTACATCCGCGAGTACCGCCCGGTGCTCATCGGGGTGGACGGCGGCGCCGATGCGATCCTCGACGCGGGCTGGCGGCCGGACCTCATCGTCGGGGACATGGACTCGGTCTCCGACCGTTCGCTGACGTGCGGCGCGGAGATCGTCGTGCACGCCTACCGGGACGGTCGTGCGCCCGGGCTCGCGCGCGTCGAGCAGCTCGGCGTCCCGCACGTCGTGTTCCCGGCCACGGGCACCAGCGAGGACGTCGCGATGCTGCTGGCCGACGACAAGGGCGCCGAGCTCATCGTCGCGGTCGGGACGCACGCGACCCTCGTGGAGTTCCTCGACAAGGGGCGCTCCGGCATGGCCAGCACGTTCCTCACGCGCCTGCGCGTCGGCGGCAAGCTCGTCGACGCGAAGGGCGTCTCGCGTCTCTACCGTCAGCGCATCTCCAACGTCCAGCTCGTGCTCCTCGTCCTGGCCGGTCTGTTCGCCCTGGGGGTCGCGCTCGCGTCGACCGCCGCGGGGCAGACCTTCTTCGGCCTGACGGGTGCGCGCATCGACGACCTCACGTCATGGGTGTCCGGCCTCTTCGGAGGCGGCGCGTGA
- the recN gene encoding DNA repair protein RecN codes for MIEEIRIADLGVIGAAHVALGPGLTVVTGETGAGKTMVLTALSLLLGGKADPATVRTGSAGASVEGRVVLEPGHPALERASDAGGSVDDDGSLLLVRTVSAGGDAGSGRSRAFVGGRSVPQGVLAELAEQLVTVHGQADQARLRAPAHQRAALDEFAGPEHARTLTDYRDAWSGRARLQAELDELVARAQERSREAELLRLGLAEVERVDPQPDEDVELAAEEQRLAHAEDLRVAAATAHTALAGENDGASDALTGVELVEQARRALEHVASHDATLAELGRRVAEAGYLLADIATELSAYADDLHADPRRLEVVNQRRAELGTLTRAYGSDVAEVLDWAQTAGLRLLELEGGGQRIEDLRTELADLDARIAALAATLSATRADAAQRLAAAVSAELAGLAMAGAQVHVEVRPADQPGPWGADDVEMLLVPHAGAPARPLAKGASGGELSRVMLALEVALAHGAGADRPGTFVFDEVDAGVGGRAAVEVGRRLAALAGDAQVIVVTHLAQVAAFADRHLVVTKSVREGVDVVTASDVRSVTGDERVRELARMLSGQEDSDAARIHAAELLELSDVGR; via the coding sequence ATGATCGAGGAGATCCGCATCGCCGACCTCGGTGTGATCGGCGCCGCGCACGTCGCGCTCGGCCCCGGCCTGACCGTGGTGACCGGCGAGACCGGTGCAGGCAAGACCATGGTGCTCACCGCCCTCTCGCTCCTGCTCGGCGGCAAGGCGGACCCGGCGACGGTCCGCACCGGCTCGGCCGGTGCCTCGGTCGAGGGTCGCGTGGTGCTCGAGCCCGGCCACCCTGCGCTCGAACGGGCGAGCGACGCGGGCGGGTCGGTCGACGACGACGGCTCGCTCCTGCTGGTGCGGACCGTCTCCGCGGGCGGTGACGCGGGCTCGGGCCGGTCACGCGCGTTCGTCGGCGGCCGCTCCGTGCCGCAGGGTGTGCTCGCCGAGCTCGCGGAGCAGCTGGTGACGGTGCACGGCCAGGCGGACCAGGCACGGCTGCGCGCACCCGCGCACCAGCGCGCCGCGCTCGACGAGTTCGCGGGGCCCGAGCACGCCCGGACGCTGACGGACTACCGCGACGCGTGGTCCGGTCGGGCACGGCTCCAGGCCGAGCTGGACGAGCTCGTGGCACGTGCGCAGGAGCGCTCGCGCGAGGCTGAGCTGCTGCGGCTCGGCCTCGCCGAGGTCGAGCGGGTGGACCCCCAGCCCGACGAGGACGTCGAGCTGGCCGCGGAGGAGCAGCGGCTCGCGCACGCCGAGGACCTGCGGGTCGCGGCCGCGACCGCGCACACCGCGCTCGCGGGGGAGAACGACGGCGCGAGCGACGCGCTCACGGGCGTCGAGCTCGTGGAGCAGGCCAGACGCGCGCTCGAGCACGTCGCGTCGCACGACGCCACGCTCGCCGAGCTGGGCCGCCGCGTCGCAGAGGCGGGCTACCTGCTCGCCGACATCGCCACCGAGCTCTCGGCGTACGCCGACGACCTGCACGCCGACCCCCGTCGGCTCGAGGTGGTCAACCAGCGCCGCGCCGAGCTCGGCACCCTGACGCGCGCGTACGGCTCCGACGTCGCGGAGGTGCTCGACTGGGCGCAGACCGCGGGTCTGCGTCTGCTCGAGCTCGAGGGTGGCGGCCAGCGCATCGAGGACCTGCGGACCGAGCTCGCCGACCTCGACGCCCGGATAGCCGCGCTCGCCGCGACGCTGAGCGCGACGCGCGCCGACGCCGCCCAACGCCTCGCGGCGGCGGTCTCGGCCGAGCTGGCGGGGTTGGCCATGGCCGGTGCGCAGGTGCACGTCGAGGTCCGGCCCGCCGACCAGCCGGGGCCGTGGGGCGCCGACGACGTCGAGATGCTCCTGGTGCCGCACGCCGGGGCGCCGGCGAGGCCGCTCGCCAAGGGCGCGTCGGGCGGTGAGCTGTCGCGCGTGATGCTCGCGCTCGAGGTCGCGCTCGCGCACGGAGCCGGTGCGGACCGTCCGGGCACGTTCGTGTTCGACGAGGTCGACGCGGGCGTCGGCGGCCGTGCGGCGGTCGAGGTGGGCAGGCGGCTCGCGGCGCTCGCGGGCGACGCCCAGGTGATCGTCGTGACCCACCTCGCGCAGGTCGCCGCGTTCGCCGACCGCCACCTGGTCGTGACGAAGTCGGTGCGCGAGGGCGTCGACGTTGTGACGGCTTCGGACGTGAGGTCCGTCACGGGAGACGAGCGCGTGCGCGAGCTCGCCCGCATGCTGTCCGGTCAGGAGGACTCCGATGCGGCACGTATCCACGCAGCAGAGCTTCTGGAGCTGTCCGACGTGGGACGATGA
- a CDS encoding NAD kinase gives MTRRALVVTHGGRSEAVLAMREAVQELEAAGVEPVVVDEDATAHDLPEVEIAVVLGGDGTILRAAELTRACGIPLLGVNLGHVGFLAESERDDVGEAVRRVTAGDFTVEERMTIAVRVQAPDGRVVHDWALNEAALEKGESRILEVAVEVDGRPLSSFGCDGIVTATATGSTAHAFSAGGPVVWPDVDGMILVPMSAHALFARPLVVGPRSTLAIEVLDRSPAAGLLTCDGRRRLEVPRGSRVEITRSPVPVRLARLTPAPFTTRLVNKFALPVEGWRGRGTAHAPATVREAAGREAVLPDAPSPGPAPDAALDPALDPVLRDGITRGGGA, from the coding sequence GTGACGCGACGTGCGCTCGTCGTGACGCACGGGGGCCGGAGCGAGGCGGTCCTCGCGATGCGGGAGGCAGTGCAGGAGCTCGAGGCGGCGGGCGTGGAGCCCGTCGTCGTCGACGAGGACGCGACCGCCCACGACCTCCCCGAGGTCGAGATCGCGGTCGTCCTGGGCGGGGACGGCACGATCCTGCGCGCGGCCGAGCTGACGCGTGCGTGCGGGATCCCGCTGCTCGGCGTCAACCTGGGGCACGTGGGGTTCCTCGCCGAGAGCGAACGTGACGACGTGGGGGAGGCGGTGCGTCGCGTCACCGCGGGCGACTTCACCGTCGAGGAACGCATGACCATCGCCGTGCGCGTGCAGGCTCCCGACGGACGCGTGGTGCACGACTGGGCGCTCAACGAGGCCGCGCTCGAGAAGGGCGAGTCGCGGATCCTCGAGGTCGCGGTCGAGGTGGACGGACGGCCCCTGTCCAGCTTCGGCTGCGACGGGATCGTCACGGCGACGGCGACGGGCTCGACCGCGCACGCGTTCTCCGCGGGCGGCCCGGTGGTGTGGCCCGACGTCGACGGGATGATCCTGGTGCCGATGTCCGCACATGCGCTGTTCGCGCGACCGCTGGTCGTCGGTCCGCGCAGCACGCTCGCGATCGAGGTGCTGGACCGTTCGCCCGCCGCGGGCCTTCTCACGTGCGACGGCCGCCGCCGCCTCGAGGTCCCGCGCGGCTCGCGCGTCGAGATCACCCGGAGCCCCGTCCCGGTGCGTCTGGCCCGGCTGACCCCGGCACCGTTCACGACGCGGCTGGTCAACAAGTTCGCCCTGCCCGTCGAGGGCTGGCGAGGGCGCGGGACCGCGCACGCGCCGGCGACGGTGCGTGAGGCGGCGGGGCGCGAGGCGGTGCTGCCCGACGCGCCGTCGCCGGGACCGGCGCCCGATGCAGCGCTCGACCCCGCGCTCGACCCCGTGCTGCGGGACGGGATCACCCGCGGAGGCGGCGCATGA
- a CDS encoding TlyA family RNA methyltransferase, with protein sequence MTTRLDAELVRRGLARSRRHAGELIKAGRVAVDGHPVVRSAASVTPEAGLEVDAPDEPAYASRAGHKLAGALDALPSLDVTGRVCLDAGASTGGFTDVLLRRGALRVHAVDVGHDQLVAALRADPRVEVREGVNVRHLAAGDLAPAPSLVVADLSFISLGLVLPALQGVAAPGADLLVMVKPQFEVGRELLGSGGVVRDAGLRFRAVSGVAHEAARLGLAVAGVVRSPLPGPSGNVEYFLWLRPADAPAGPAQGPSPAPAPTVPEEPIARVTNGDWAGGVL encoded by the coding sequence ATGACGACGCGGCTCGACGCCGAGCTCGTGCGGCGGGGTCTGGCGCGCTCGCGCCGGCATGCGGGAGAGCTCATCAAGGCGGGCCGGGTGGCCGTGGACGGCCACCCGGTGGTGCGGAGCGCGGCTTCGGTGACGCCGGAGGCGGGACTCGAGGTCGATGCACCGGACGAGCCCGCGTACGCCTCGCGCGCGGGGCACAAGCTGGCGGGCGCGCTCGACGCGTTGCCGTCGCTCGACGTGACGGGGCGCGTGTGTCTCGACGCGGGCGCAAGCACGGGCGGGTTCACGGACGTCCTGCTGCGGCGTGGTGCGCTACGCGTCCACGCGGTCGACGTCGGGCACGACCAGCTGGTGGCCGCGTTGCGTGCGGACCCGCGCGTGGAGGTCCGCGAGGGCGTCAACGTGCGCCACCTGGCCGCGGGCGACCTCGCCCCCGCCCCGTCGCTCGTCGTCGCCGACCTGTCGTTCATCTCGCTCGGCCTGGTCCTGCCGGCGTTGCAGGGCGTCGCCGCGCCGGGCGCCGACCTGCTGGTCATGGTCAAGCCCCAGTTCGAGGTCGGGCGGGAGCTCCTCGGGTCGGGTGGTGTGGTCAGGGACGCAGGGTTGCGGTTTCGCGCGGTGAGCGGCGTCGCGCACGAGGCCGCGCGGCTGGGGCTGGCGGTCGCGGGTGTCGTGCGGAGCCCGCTGCCCGGTCCGAGCGGCAACGTCGAGTACTTCCTGTGGCTCCGGCCGGCCGACGCACCGGCGGGACCCGCCCAGGGCCCGTCGCCGGCCCCGGCGCCGACGGTGCCCGAGGAGCCGATCGCGCGCGTCACGAACGGCGACTGGGCCGGGGGTGTGCTGTGA
- a CDS encoding HAD-IIA family hydrolase, with the protein MSGGLLASATPLAERYDLALVDLDGVAYRGHEPIPFASDGLAGARERGMRLVFVTNNASREPGSVAAQLTELDIPTSPEEVMTAAQAAAALLRSRLPQGERVLVVGGAGLRTAVREAGYVVVESADDAPAAVAQGFAPEVGWAQLAEAAYAVERGAWHVASNLDLSLPTARGFAPGNGSLVGAVRAATGVAPDSAGKPSPTMYRMAVERAGAREALVVGDRLDTDLAGARSGDFAGLHVLTGVSSARDDVLAVPGERPHYIGADLRALLVAHEAPARAGDGWWTCGAASARVVDGALELGRGRHTSDDAQLDLVRAACGAAWAWVDEGGALEPSSVPELAAELSGR; encoded by the coding sequence GTGAGCGGAGGGCTGCTCGCGTCGGCCACGCCGCTCGCGGAGCGGTACGACCTGGCGCTCGTCGACCTCGACGGCGTCGCGTACCGCGGTCACGAGCCGATCCCGTTCGCGTCCGACGGTCTCGCCGGGGCGCGTGAACGAGGCATGCGGCTGGTGTTCGTGACGAACAACGCGTCGCGTGAGCCGGGCTCGGTGGCCGCACAGCTCACCGAGCTCGACATCCCGACGTCGCCCGAGGAGGTCATGACGGCTGCGCAGGCCGCTGCCGCCCTGCTGCGCTCCCGGCTGCCTCAGGGCGAGCGGGTGCTCGTCGTGGGCGGGGCGGGGCTGCGGACCGCGGTGCGGGAGGCCGGGTACGTCGTCGTCGAGTCGGCGGACGACGCGCCGGCCGCCGTGGCCCAGGGTTTCGCCCCCGAGGTCGGGTGGGCGCAGCTCGCGGAGGCGGCGTACGCGGTGGAGCGGGGTGCGTGGCACGTCGCGTCCAACCTGGACCTGAGCCTGCCGACGGCGCGCGGGTTCGCGCCCGGGAACGGGTCGCTGGTCGGTGCGGTGCGCGCCGCCACGGGCGTCGCCCCGGACAGTGCTGGCAAGCCCTCGCCGACGATGTACCGGATGGCGGTCGAACGGGCGGGCGCCCGCGAGGCGCTCGTGGTCGGCGACCGGCTCGACACCGATCTGGCGGGCGCGCGCTCGGGCGACTTCGCCGGGCTGCACGTGCTCACGGGCGTCAGCTCGGCGCGCGACGACGTGCTCGCGGTGCCGGGCGAGCGCCCGCACTACATCGGTGCCGACCTGCGTGCGCTCCTGGTGGCGCACGAGGCCCCGGCACGTGCGGGTGACGGCTGGTGGACGTGCGGTGCCGCGAGTGCACGCGTGGTGGACGGCGCGCTCGAGCTCGGACGCGGTCGGCACACGTCGGACGACGCGCAGCTGGACCTGGTGCGTGCGGCGTGCGGGGCCGCGTGGGCGTGGGTCGACGAGGGTGGCGCGCTCGAGCCCTCGAGCGTGCCGGAGCTGGCCGCGGAGCTGTCCGGGCGTTGA
- the tyrS gene encoding tyrosine--tRNA ligase produces the protein MNHILDELAWRGLIAHTTDLDALREALSAGPVSLYCGFDPTAPSLHIGNLVQILTVRRLQDAGHRPYALVGGATGLIGDPKMTGERTLNSRDVVAGWVERIRAQIAPLLRFDGDQPATMVNNLDWTSSLSAIDLLRDVGKHFRLGTMLAKDTVARRLNSDQGISFTEFSYQVLQGMDFLELHRRHGVTLQTGGSDQWGNLLSGVELIRKVEGVGVHALTTPLITKADGTKFGKTESGTVWLDPEMTTPYAFFQFWLNADDADVVGYLKVFTFRTREQIEELERAVAERPSAREAQRALAYDVTALVHGAAAADAVVAASQALFGRGSLADLDEQTLAAAVAELPTAPGRPGDLVVDLLAATGVVKSRSEARRAVAEGGASVNNTRVPDEAATLGEADLLHGRWAVLRRGKRTLAVVDAHA, from the coding sequence GTGAACCACATCCTCGACGAGCTCGCCTGGCGCGGGCTCATCGCCCACACCACCGACCTGGACGCGCTGCGCGAGGCGCTGTCCGCGGGGCCGGTCAGCCTGTACTGCGGCTTCGACCCGACCGCGCCGAGCCTGCACATCGGCAACCTCGTGCAGATCCTCACGGTGCGCCGCCTGCAGGACGCGGGGCACCGCCCGTACGCGCTCGTCGGCGGCGCCACCGGCCTGATCGGCGACCCCAAGATGACGGGGGAGCGCACGCTGAACTCCCGCGACGTCGTCGCGGGCTGGGTCGAGCGCATCCGGGCGCAGATCGCGCCGCTCCTGCGGTTCGACGGGGACCAGCCCGCGACCATGGTGAACAACCTCGACTGGACGTCCTCGCTGTCGGCGATCGACCTGCTGCGGGACGTGGGCAAGCACTTCCGCCTGGGCACGATGCTCGCCAAGGACACCGTCGCGCGTCGCCTGAACAGCGACCAGGGGATCTCGTTCACGGAGTTCAGCTACCAGGTGCTCCAGGGCATGGACTTCCTCGAGCTGCACCGCCGGCACGGCGTGACGCTGCAGACCGGTGGATCCGACCAGTGGGGCAACCTGCTGTCGGGCGTCGAGCTGATCCGCAAGGTCGAGGGCGTCGGCGTGCACGCGCTGACCACGCCGCTCATCACGAAGGCCGACGGGACCAAGTTCGGCAAGACCGAGTCCGGCACGGTGTGGCTGGACCCGGAGATGACCACGCCGTACGCGTTCTTCCAGTTCTGGCTCAACGCCGACGACGCGGACGTGGTCGGCTACCTCAAGGTCTTCACGTTCCGGACCCGCGAGCAGATCGAGGAGCTCGAGCGCGCGGTCGCGGAGCGGCCGTCGGCCCGGGAGGCGCAGCGTGCGCTCGCTTACGACGTGACCGCACTGGTGCACGGCGCGGCCGCGGCCGATGCGGTCGTGGCGGCCTCGCAGGCGCTGTTCGGCCGCGGCTCGCTCGCGGACCTGGACGAGCAGACCCTGGCCGCGGCCGTCGCGGAGCTGCCGACCGCCCCGGGGCGGCCGGGTGACCTCGTCGTGGACCTCCTGGCGGCCACCGGCGTGGTCAAGTCCCGGTCGGAGGCCCGCCGTGCGGTGGCCGAGGGGGGAGCGTCGGTGAACAACACGCGCGTGCCCGACGAGGCCGCGACCCTCGGCGAGGCCGACCTCCTGCACGGGCGGTGGGCGGTCCTGCGTCGCGGCAAGCGCACGCTCGCGGTCGTCGACGCGCACGCCTGA
- a CDS encoding DNA-3-methyladenine glycosylase, translating into MTAPDRAPQDDARASSAHAAPRMPDAADPLRFVSVPARVWYARDVHAVARDLLGSYVTARSSDGDVTVRVTEVEAYGGSDDPGSHAYRGRTARNAVMFAEPGRLYVYRHLGLHHCVNVVCEPTGSPAAVLLRAAEVVDGADLAWHRRERVGVVDSHRQLARGPARLAVCLGLDLASNGADVTEAGGAVVVHRHDGPALATHASGPRVGVSGVGGDATRHPWRYWITGESSVSAYRPAYRSPAATTAAYRSPASEDVP; encoded by the coding sequence GTGACCGCACCGGACCGGGCCCCGCAGGACGACGCGCGCGCGTCGTCCGCGCACGCGGCACCCCGCATGCCGGATGCGGCCGACCCGCTGAGGTTCGTCTCGGTGCCGGCGCGCGTCTGGTACGCCCGTGACGTGCACGCGGTCGCCCGCGACCTGCTCGGGTCCTACGTCACGGCACGCTCGTCGGACGGCGACGTGACGGTCCGGGTGACCGAGGTCGAGGCCTACGGCGGGTCCGACGACCCGGGGTCGCACGCGTACCGCGGACGCACCGCCCGCAACGCGGTGATGTTCGCCGAGCCGGGCCGTCTCTACGTCTACCGGCATCTCGGGCTGCACCACTGCGTCAACGTGGTGTGCGAGCCCACGGGCTCACCCGCCGCGGTCCTGCTGCGCGCGGCCGAGGTGGTCGACGGTGCGGACCTCGCGTGGCACCGGCGCGAGCGCGTCGGGGTCGTCGACTCGCACCGCCAGCTGGCCCGCGGACCCGCGCGGCTCGCGGTGTGCCTAGGCCTCGACCTGGCGAGCAACGGCGCGGACGTGACCGAGGCCGGCGGCGCCGTGGTGGTGCACCGGCACGACGGGCCCGCTCTCGCGACGCACGCGAGCGGCCCACGCGTGGGCGTCTCGGGCGTGGGCGGTGACGCGACCCGCCACCCGTGGCGCTACTGGATCACCGGTGAGAGCTCGGTCTCCGCCTACCGACCGGCGTACCGGTCGCCGGCCGCCACCACGGCCGCGTATCGCTCGCCGGCGTCGGAAGACGTCCCGTGA